The Etheostoma spectabile isolate EspeVRDwgs_2016 chromosome 24, UIUC_Espe_1.0, whole genome shotgun sequence genome contains a region encoding:
- the slitrk1 gene encoding SLIT and NTRK-like protein 1, protein MLLWIVLLNAALCVASGNVTRDVCKEQICSCNEIEGDLHIDCEKRSFTTLQHLTGPSSQFYHLLLHGNSLSRLFPNEFANFYNAVSLHLENNGLHDIVPGAFLGLQLVKRLHINNNKIRSFRKSTFLGLDDLEYLQADFNLLRDIDPAVFRDLNKLEVLILNDNLISALPMNVFQHVPITHLDLRGNRIKTLPYEGILEQIPGIAEVLLEDNPWDCNCDLVSLKEWLENIPRNALIGRMICEAPTRLQGSDLNETSEAELCPSQSGSVDTSLVAPPTQEETSEAAAHGPRPTPYKPNRDTSGPPTPGGHGPKSRSKSRENWQLKTRPTPVLTGVNGDREQLHNMTCPQPCNCELVGSRQGLGVKCEGKKIESLSSLKPKPLAAHELNMRDNNIHAVKKNQLLGYSSLNLLDLGGNNIKVIDNSTFQNQSELRWLYMDKNYLDTLIAEMFVGLVNLEYLSLEYNDIQLIVAGAFSPMPNLRVLFLNNNLLKSLPVDAFLGISLSKISLHNNYFPYLPVAGVLDQLNSIIQIDLHGNPWDCSCNIVPFKQWTEKLGADVIVSDLKCESPEEFWKRDFRYVRNDLMCPKLYDKVSPTPLSKNSTFTLDSGTRSNSYLEPNRVSISVLVPGLLLVFVTSAFTVVGMLVFILRNRKRSKRRDGNSSASEINSLQTVCDSSYWHSGGPYHADGGAHRGFDCSTHLSTTNDA, encoded by the coding sequence ATGCTGCTTTGGATTGTTCTGCTGAATGCGGCTCTTTGTGTTGCGAGTGGAAATGTTACAAGGGACGTTTGTAAGGAGCAGATATGCTCTTGCAACGAAATAGAGGGAGATCTGCACATAGACTGCGAAAAACGGAGCTTCACCACTCTGCAGCATCTGACTGGCCCGAGTTCTCAGTTTTATCACTTACTGTTGCACGGGAATTCTCTATCCAGGCTATTTCCCAACGAGTTCGCCAACTTTTACAATGCTGTGAGCCTGCATTTGGAAAACAATGGTTTACACGACATTGTCCCCGGCGCTTTTCTGGGATTGCAGCTGGTGAAACGGCTGCACATCAATAACAATAAGATAAGATCTTTCAGGAAGAGTACATTTCTGGGGTTAGACGACTTGGAATATCTCCAAGCTGATTTTAATCTATTGAGGGATATTGACCCCGCCGTTTTCAGGGACCTAAATAAACTTGAAGTGTTAATACTTAACGACAACCTCATCAGTGCGCTACCTATGAACGTGTTTCAACATGTGCCCATTACGCATCTCGACCTGCGGGGAAACCGAATCAAAACGTTGCCTTATGAGGGGATCCTTGAACAGATACCGGGAATTGCGGAGGTTCTGTTGGAGGACAACCCTTGGGACTGTAACTGCGACCTGGTTTCCCTCAAGGAATGGCTGGAGAACATACCGCGTAACGCGCTTATTGGGAGGATGATATGCGAGGCTCCCACCAGGCTGCAAGGGAGCGACTTAAACGAGACGTCAGAAGCAGAACTGTGCCCTTCACAGAGTGGCAGCGTGGACACCAGCCTGGTCGCCCCTCCCACTCAGGAGGAGACTTCTGAGGCTGCGGCCCATGGCCCACGTCCCACGCCTTACAAGCCCAACAGAGACACCAGTGGGCCCCCGACGCCCGGCGGCCACGGTCCCAAGAGCCGCTCCAAATCTCGTGAGAACTGGCAGCTGAAAACTAGGCCCACTCCAGTGTTGACAGGTGTGAACGGGGATAGAGAACAGCTGCACAACATGACGTGCCCCCAGCCTTGCAACTGTGAGCTGGTCGGCTCCAGACAAGGGCTGGGAGTCAAATGCGAAGGCAAAAAGATCGAGAGCTTATCCAGCCTCAAACCTAAGCCCTTGGCCGCTCATGAGCTGAACATGAGAGATAACAACATACACGCAGTGAAAAAGAATCAGCTGCTTGGCTACTCCAGCCTCAACCTGCTCGATCTGGGTGGGAACAACATCAAGGTGATTGACAACAGCACTTTCCAAAACCAGAGCGAGCTGAGATGGCTGTATATGGATAAGAACTATCTGGATACGCTGATAGCAGAGATGTTTGTGGGCCTTGTGAATCTGGAATATCTCAGTTTGGAATACAACGACATCCAGCTGATAGTGGCAGGTGCATTCAGCCCCATGCCAAATCTGAGGGTTCTGTTCCTCAATAACAACTTGCTGAAATCTTTACCCGTGGATGCTTTCCTTGGGATTTCTTTATCCAAAATTAGTCTGCATAATAATTATTTCCCTTATCTCCCTGTGGCTGGAGTGTTAGACCAGCTCAATTCAATCATTCAGATCGATTTGCACGGGAATCCGTGGGATTGCTCGTGCAACATCGTGCCCTTCAAGCAGTGGACGGAGAAACTCGGGGCAGATGTGATAGTGAGTGATCTCAAATGTGAGTCCCCTGAAGAGTTTTGGAAACGAGATTTCCGCTACGTCCGGAATGACCTCATGTGCCCCAAACTCTATGACAAGGTCTCCCCCACACCACTGTCCAAAAACAGCACTTTCACCCTGGACTCGGGGACGCGCTCGAACTCTTATTTGGAGCCGAATAGGGTCTCCATCTCAGTGCTCGTCCCCGGGTTGCTGCTGGTGTTTGTCACGTCCGCGTTCACTGTTGTAGGAATGCTTGTGTTTATTTTGCGGAATCGAAAGCGATCAAAGCGAAGGGACGGGAACTCGTCCGCCTCGGAGATCAATTCCTTGCAGACAGTGTGCGACTCCTCTTATTGGCACAGCGGCGGGCCTTATCACGCAGACGGGGGCGCGCACAGGGGCTTCGACTGCAGCACGCACCTCTCCACGACAAATGATGCGTGA